From the Microbacterium sp. W4I4 genome, one window contains:
- a CDS encoding LCP family protein has translation MSESSRRRRPVARHGQLRSPGATGQLLKLIGIAMAVILVSGLGVAGFVVGGFLNTVSANAVELEGQKEIPPDVAALKGGFDILLTGVDTCEPKYAHLFGKRCTGKDSEGTLNDVNLLVHVSDAPRRVTVVSFPRDLMLGIPSCTDANDRTYSSMSKQPLNVSYEHGGDGGGLNCVVKTISDLTGEDIEFAAKVTFGGVIEITDAIGGVDVCLATPIKDRFTGLDLKAGTHTIKGLEALQFLRTRHGVGDGSDLGRIGNQQQYMSSLVRKLISGEVLGNVGTVLKLADTGLNNLEASTSLANPMTIAQIALAVKSVPFEDIVFVQYPTLEDPDNPNKVVPNTSAATTLWDAITANKQLQITHENTNNDGVVVKEPVPGATQTPTPTQTPGDVVELPSSIRGNSAAVETCSNGKTRG, from the coding sequence GTGAGCGAGTCGAGCAGGCGACGCAGACCCGTCGCGCGTCACGGCCAGCTGCGCTCGCCCGGCGCCACCGGGCAGCTGCTGAAGCTGATCGGGATCGCCATGGCCGTCATCCTCGTCAGCGGATTGGGCGTGGCCGGGTTCGTCGTGGGCGGGTTCCTCAACACCGTCAGCGCCAACGCCGTGGAGCTCGAGGGTCAGAAGGAGATCCCGCCGGACGTCGCCGCGCTCAAGGGCGGCTTCGACATCCTTCTCACCGGCGTCGACACCTGCGAGCCGAAGTACGCGCACCTGTTCGGAAAGCGCTGCACGGGCAAGGACTCCGAAGGCACCCTGAACGACGTGAACCTGCTGGTGCACGTGTCGGACGCGCCGCGCCGCGTCACGGTGGTCAGCTTCCCGCGCGACCTGATGCTGGGCATCCCGTCCTGCACGGATGCCAACGACCGCACGTACTCCTCCATGAGCAAGCAGCCACTCAACGTCTCGTATGAGCACGGCGGCGACGGCGGCGGCCTGAACTGCGTCGTCAAGACGATCTCCGACCTCACGGGCGAGGACATCGAGTTCGCTGCGAAGGTCACCTTCGGCGGTGTCATCGAGATCACGGATGCCATCGGTGGCGTCGACGTATGCCTGGCCACCCCGATCAAGGACCGCTTCACGGGTCTGGACCTGAAGGCCGGCACCCACACCATCAAGGGCCTGGAGGCGCTGCAGTTCCTGCGCACCCGTCACGGCGTGGGCGACGGAAGCGACCTGGGCCGCATCGGCAACCAGCAGCAGTACATGTCGAGTCTGGTGCGCAAACTGATCAGCGGTGAGGTGCTCGGCAATGTCGGCACGGTGCTGAAGCTCGCCGACACCGGTCTGAACAACCTCGAGGCGTCGACCTCGCTCGCGAACCCCATGACGATCGCGCAGATCGCGCTGGCGGTGAAGAGCGTGCCGTTCGAGGACATCGTCTTCGTGCAGTACCCCACCCTGGAGGACCCGGACAACCCCAACAAGGTCGTCCCGAACACGTCCGCGGCGACCACGCTCTGGGATGCCATCACGGCCAACAAGCAGCTGCAGATCACGCACGAGAACACCAACAACGACGGCGTGGTCGTCAAGGAGCCGGTGCCCGGCGCGACGCAGACTCCCACGCCGACCCAGACTCCGGGAGACGTCGTCGAGCTGCCGTCGTCGATCAGGGGCAACTCGGCCGCGGTCGAGACCTGCTCGAACGGCAAGACCCGGGGCTGA